The DNA sequence CAAGGAGGAGGATGAGACGCTGAACCTCGTGAAGGAGGACGGCAAGTGGCTCGTGAACATGAGCAAGGAGGACATGAACAAGGAGGAAAGTGGCGACATGGACTTCGGTGAGGAGGACGGCGGCGAATGGGAATACGAAGAGGAGACGGAAGAGGCCGCCGCCGAATAAGGACGGATCTTCACGATCGCATCAGGACCCCGGGGCGGCTTTGGCCGGTCCGGGGTTCTTCATTGCTGGTGGTTCAGCACCACATCGAACCAACGCGGATCCATCAGATGCGCGAACCGGAAGGGACTCAGCCGGTCCTCCACAACGCCATCGAGGATGTCCAGATCGTACTCGTCGCGCAGGATGCGCCACACCAGTTCGGAGCAATAGATGTGCGTGCTGTCCTGCCGGTCGAATTGGTGGTCGAAGGGCACTTGCTGGCGCAGGTAATGGCGCGCCTTGCGGGAGATGCCGGTCCTGTCGTGGTCGGTGCGCAGCCGGGAGACGATCACGCTGCCCGGCTTGCTCTGCCGCACGAACACCGGCAACCGATGGGCCTGCATGCCATCGAAGTCGCTCACATTGTTGGAAACGGAGTGCACCACCCACAGTTCACCGTCGCGTTCGGCGATCACCCCACAGTGCGAGATATCGAAAGGTTCGGCGAGGAGCCTGGCGATCATGTCGCTCACCAGTCCGTGCCCGCGCCGCAGGATGATGTCACCGTCCTGGAGCAGGGCCACCTCCTCCACGGAAAGTGCATAGCGCTCACCGTTGGGCCGCAAGCCTTCCGTGTCGCCGGTCCACCAAAGTGCACCGCCCCACCACACCAGCACCAAGGCGGGCAGGGCGATGAACAGGGTGCGGGGGCGGCGGGACATGGCTTGGCGAAATTACGGCCCCACCCCAAGCAGCGAAGGCCCCGGTGAGGGGGCCCTGCTGCTTGGTGTTCGCCGGTGTGGCTCAGACCAGGTCGAGGTCCACGCTCACGGGCACCGGGTTGCTCACGATGTCGAACACGGGCGACATGGTGGTGTAGCGCACCAGTTCCTTGCGCTGGTCCTCCGTGAGGTCGCCCGTGATGCGGAACTGCACGGTGATGTTCTGGTATCCGCTGCGGATGCCGGGGTCCATGCCCAGCATGCCGCGCACGTTCCAATCGCCCTTCAGGGTGGACTCCACCGAATCGATGGCGATGCCGTGGGCCGCGGCGTGCAGCACCATGGTGGTGGTCATGCAGCCGGCCAGCGCGTGCAGCACGAATTCCACGGGGTTGGGGCCTTCGTTCCCGCCCAGCAGGATGGGGGGCTCACCGTTGTCCAGTTCCCAGGCCTTCGCGCGGGTGGTGTCCTCCTGCATGCCGCCGTAGAAGTCCTGGATCACGCTGCGGTTGTGGCCACCCTTCACCCACTTGTTGCGTACGCGCCACTCGAACTCGGCGGTCTCCGGGCGGTTCTGGAAGCCTTCCACCGCTTTGGTGATATCCTCCATCCTGAACCCGTTCACTTCTTTCATCATCGTTTCCATGGTCTTGGTGTTCTGTTGTTTGGTTTGTTATTCAGAACGCCCCGCCACTTGCAGCGGCCATGCCATGGCCCGATCCCGCTGGGGATCAGTATCTTGCCAACAAGCGAGCACCTGCGGATCCCCGCGGATCCTCGCCGATCCACGAGATCTCGTCACGAATGGCCGTGGATCACGCCCTGCCGATGGCCACCAAGAGCACCACCACCTCCGAACGGAAACTTCCCTCCCTGCTCATCGCGCTGAAGATGATCATGGAGGGTACCGCGCCGCACACGGGCAAGCCCTTCTTCCGCTCGCTGGTGCGCAACCTGGCCGAAGTGCTCGATGTGCATGGTGTGTGGGTCACCAACTACATCGAAGCGGAACACAGCTTCGATTCGATCGCCTTCTGGTTGAACGGGAAGATGGTCGACCACTTCAAGTTCCACATTCCAGGAACACCGTGCGAGGGCGTGGTGGACCGGTCCGACATCGTGCACATTCCCGAGCGCCTGTTGGAATTGTACCCGAGCGACCGGGACCTTCCCCTACCCTCGGTGAGCTACATGGGCATCGCCCTGCGCGATGAGGACGGCAAGCTGCTGGGGCACCTGGCCATGCTGGACGACCGGCCCATGGCGGAGATCCCCGAGGTCTTCGCCATCTTCCGGATCTTCGCATCGCGCGCCACCGCCGAATTGATCCGCGCCCGCAGCCAGAAGCGCCAGGAGGAAACGGCCGCGAAGCTCGAGCGGCTGGTGGACGGCAGCATGGACGCCATCCTGGAACTGGATGCCGGGCTGCGGATCGTGCACGCGAACCGGGCGGCGCAGCAGTTGTTCGAGGCCAGGGATGAAGCCGCCTTGCTGGGCAGCCCACTCACCCAATTGCTGGAGCCGGACTCCCTGCGCAAGGTGCAGCGTACCGCCGCCAACCTGGAGGCCGCCCCCGGCACCGTTTCAAACACCTTCATCCAGGGACACATCCGCGGGAAGTCCAGCAAGGGATCCGCTTTCACCGGCGAGGCCACCATGTGCCGCTATGCACTGGATGGCCGACCCTTCCTGGCGATCTACATCCGCAACGTGAACGAGCGTCTGGCCCAGGAGGAGAAGTTGAAAGAGCTTGGTTTGGAGACCACGCTGCTGCGCGAGCGCATCGCCCTGCAGGACCTGGGCGGGATCATCGGTGAAAGCCCGGGGATCAAGCGCTGCCTCGAGCAGGTGATGCAGGTGGGTCCCACACAGGGCACGGTGTTGATCACCGGCGAGACCGGCACCGGCAAGGAACTGTTCGCCAAGGCGGTGCATCAGGCCAGTCCGCGGAGCGACAAGGCGCTGGTGAACCTGAACTGCGCGGCCCTCCCCACCGAGCTGATCGAAAGCGAGCTCTTCGGCCACGTGAAGGGTGCCTTTACCGGAGCGCTCACCGCGCGCGAAGGCCGCTTCAGCCTGGCCAACGGCGGCACCATCTTCCTGGACGAGATCGGCGAACTGCCGTTGGCGCTCCAGGCCAAACTGCTGCGTGTGTTGCAGGAGGGCGAGTTCGAGCCGCTGGGCAGTTCGCGCACCGTGAAGGTGGACGTGCGCGTGATCGCCGCCACCAACCGCGACCTGCCCACCGAGGTGGCCGCAGGACGTTTCCGCGAAGACCTCTACTACCGCCTCAACGTCTTCCCCATCGCGGTACCACCACTGCGCGACCGCGGCACTGATGTGCTGCTGATCGCCGAGGCCATGCTGGACAAACTCGCCAAACGGCACCACCGCGCGCGCCCGGTACTCGGCGAGATGGAACGCCAGCAACTGCTCAACTACCCCTGGCCCGGCAACGTGCGCGAACTGCAGAACGTGATCGAACGGGCCCTGATCACCAGCACCGAGGGCACTCTCGGCCTGGCACGTACGCTTGGCCCCACCCGGTCCGCGAACGCATCGCCGGCAGAGGAACAACGCATCCTCACCGAACAGGAATTGGAAGCGTTGCAGGCCGACAACATCCGGCGGGCGCTGGCCGCATGCAAAGGCCGGGTGAGCGGCCGGGATGGCGCCGCCGCACTGCTGGGCATCCCGCCCACCACATTGGCCTCAAGGCTTCGGAAGATGGGCATCGCCTGAGCTTCTTGACCTGGATCAAGTGCGTCACGCTGGTGGTCATGGCACCTTCGCGGCATGGCCGCAGACCTCACCATACCCGTCTGGGTGGACCGCCAGGAATTCCCGTTCATGTCGCGCACGTTCCATCATCCTGAAGGACGCCTGAACTACGTGGACGAAGGCCGGGGACCCGTGATCCTCTTCGTCCATGGCACACCGGACTGGAGCTTCGGTTTCCGGCACCTGATCAAGGCCTTCTCCCCCACCCACCGTTGTGTGGCCATCGACCATCTGGGCTTCGGGCTGAGCGACAAACCCGCTGGTGCGGACTACACCGTGGCCGCTCACGCCCGGCGCCTGCAAGCCCTCATCGATCACCTGGGGTTGAAGGACATCACCCTCGTGGTCACCGACTTCGGCGGCGGCATCGGTCTGCAGCATGCGTTGGAACATCCGGAGAACGTGAAGGGCATCGTGTTGTACAACACCTGGATGTGGCCGCTGGGGGACGACAAGCGTTTCGCGCGACCCGCCCGAATGATGCGGGGCTGGCTGGGCCGCCTGCTTTACCTGCGCTTCGGCTTCAGCGTCAACGTGATGATGCCCGGCGCCTACGGCGACAGGAAGAAGCTCACGCCCGCGCTGCACGCGCAGTACAAGCGGGTCTTTCCGGATGCCGTATCACGCCAGCCCTTGCATGTTCTGGTCAAGGAGTTGCCCGATGCCGGCCCCTACTGGGCGCAGCAATGGGATCGCGTCCGCAGACTTCGCCCGATACCCACCCTGCTCTGCTGGGGCCTGAAGGACCGCTTCTTCCCGGCGGACCTGCTGGAGCGCTGGAGACAGGCGCTGCCACAAGCCGAGGTGGACGTCTTTCCGGAGGCCGGACACTTCGTGCATGAGGAAGCGCACGAGGAACTCGCCGATGCGATGCGTCGCTGGGCAGGTAGATCGGCGG is a window from the Flavobacteriales bacterium genome containing:
- a CDS encoding OsmC family protein — translated: MMKEVNGFRMEDITKAVEGFQNRPETAEFEWRVRNKWVKGGHNRSVIQDFYGGMQEDTTRAKAWELDNGEPPILLGGNEGPNPVEFVLHALAGCMTTTMVLHAAAHGIAIDSVESTLKGDWNVRGMLGMDPGIRSGYQNITVQFRITGDLTEDQRKELVRYTTMSPVFDIVSNPVPVSVDLDLV
- a CDS encoding sigma 54-interacting transcriptional regulator encodes the protein MAVDHALPMATKSTTTSERKLPSLLIALKMIMEGTAPHTGKPFFRSLVRNLAEVLDVHGVWVTNYIEAEHSFDSIAFWLNGKMVDHFKFHIPGTPCEGVVDRSDIVHIPERLLELYPSDRDLPLPSVSYMGIALRDEDGKLLGHLAMLDDRPMAEIPEVFAIFRIFASRATAELIRARSQKRQEETAAKLERLVDGSMDAILELDAGLRIVHANRAAQQLFEARDEAALLGSPLTQLLEPDSLRKVQRTAANLEAAPGTVSNTFIQGHIRGKSSKGSAFTGEATMCRYALDGRPFLAIYIRNVNERLAQEEKLKELGLETTLLRERIALQDLGGIIGESPGIKRCLEQVMQVGPTQGTVLITGETGTGKELFAKAVHQASPRSDKALVNLNCAALPTELIESELFGHVKGAFTGALTAREGRFSLANGGTIFLDEIGELPLALQAKLLRVLQEGEFEPLGSSRTVKVDVRVIAATNRDLPTEVAAGRFREDLYYRLNVFPIAVPPLRDRGTDVLLIAEAMLDKLAKRHHRARPVLGEMERQQLLNYPWPGNVRELQNVIERALITSTEGTLGLARTLGPTRSANASPAEEQRILTEQELEALQADNIRRALAACKGRVSGRDGAAALLGIPPTTLASRLRKMGIA
- a CDS encoding alpha/beta fold hydrolase, with the protein product MAADLTIPVWVDRQEFPFMSRTFHHPEGRLNYVDEGRGPVILFVHGTPDWSFGFRHLIKAFSPTHRCVAIDHLGFGLSDKPAGADYTVAAHARRLQALIDHLGLKDITLVVTDFGGGIGLQHALEHPENVKGIVLYNTWMWPLGDDKRFARPARMMRGWLGRLLYLRFGFSVNVMMPGAYGDRKKLTPALHAQYKRVFPDAVSRQPLHVLVKELPDAGPYWAQQWDRVRRLRPIPTLLCWGLKDRFFPADLLERWRQALPQAEVDVFPEAGHFVHEEAHEELADAMRRWAGRSAATGPFAHGAYLAPTNAARHA